The window CGTTTCACCTACGTGGGGCCCATCGACGGCCACAACGTTGAGCTGCTCACGGACGTGCTGAACCAGACCAAGCGCATGGACCGGCCCGTGCTCGTGCATGTGCTCACGCGCAAGGGCAAGGGCTACGAGCCCGCCGAGACGAATCCGGCCTATTTTCACGGCGTGGGCGGCTTCGAGCCCGAGACGGGCATGGCCATCAAGCACGGGGCCCAGTTCAGCACCTACACCGAGGTCTTCGGCTCCACGCTCTGCGCCCTGGCCGCCAAGGACAAGAAGATCGTGGCCATCACCGCGGCCATGCCCGAGGGCACGGGCACGGAATGTTTCCGGGAGCGTTTTCCCGAGCGCTTCGTGGACGTGGGCATCTGCGAACAGCACGCCGTGACCTTCGCCGCCGGACTGGCGACCCAGGGCTTCAAGCCCGCCGTGGCCATCTATTCCACCTTCCTGCAGCGGGCCTACGACCAGGTGGCCCACGACGTCTGCCTCCAGAACCTGAACGTGAAGTTCTTCCTGGACCGCGCCGGGCTGGTGGGCGAGGACGGGGCCACGCACCACGGGGCCTTCGACATCGCCTTCCTGCGGCATCTGCCGAACATGACCATCATGGCCCCCAAGGACGAGGACGAGCTGGCCCGCATGATGGCCACGGCCTTCGCCATCGAGGGGCCCGTGGCCGTGCGTTATCCGCGCGGCATGGGCCAGGGCGTGCCCGTGGACCCGGCCCTGGCGCCGCTGCCCGTGGGACAGGCCGAGATGCTCCGCGAGGGCCTGGACGCGGCGGTCATCGCCTTGGGCTCACGGGTGGGCCCGTGCCTGGAGGCGGCCGAGGAACTGGAGGCCGCCGGAATCGGCTCGGCGACGGTCTGCAACGCCCGCTTCGTCAAGCCCCTGGACGCCGAGCGGATATTGAGCCTGGCCCGTCGGCACCGCAAGCTGCTCATCGTGGAGGAGGGAGTGCTGGCCGGCGGCTTCGGCTCGGCCGTGCTGGAGCTCCTGGCCGACAACGACCTCCTGGGGGGGCGCATCGTGCGTCGCCTGGGCCTGCCGGACCAGTTCGTGGAGCACGGCTCGCAGAAGCAGCTGCGCGAGCTCACGGGCATCGACAAGAAGGGCGTCAAGCAGGCCCTGAGCGAGCTTATTAAGGAAGAATAATGGCCATCACACGATTGACTGTAGATGATGTAATGTTGATTCGACAGTTGATGTCGAGAATGGAATTGGCTGCGCGCGATGCATTCGGCCAAACTGAGCCGCTTAATAAAAATGCCTTAGAATCAGCAGTATTCCGGCAGCATACTGCTATTGGAGGCGTATTTAAATATAATAAAATAGAAGAGATTGGGGCTAATTTATTTTATGGTATTGCGATGAACCATGCTTTTGAGAACGGAAATAAAAGAACAGCGCTTGTTTCATTATTGATTTTTTTAGATAAAAATAGACATATATTGGTTAGTTCTACAGAAGACGAGCTTTATGAATTTGCACGTAAAGTTGCAAACCATGAGTTGCCATCAAGAGATAAGACTGTTGATTCAGAAGTTGAATATATCTCTAAATGGATAAAAGAAAGAATTCGTGGAATAGTTTTAGGAGATACAAATTTAGAATTTGGACAATTAAAAGATATATTAAAAGAATTTGACTGTGAATTTGAAAAGCCAAGAGACAATTTTATTAAACCTAAATCGAGCG is drawn from Desulfovibrio aminophilus DSM 12254 and contains these coding sequences:
- a CDS encoding type II toxin-antitoxin system death-on-curing family toxin codes for the protein MAITRLTVDDVMLIRQLMSRMELAARDAFGQTEPLNKNALESAVFRQHTAIGGVFKYNKIEEIGANLFYGIAMNHAFENGNKRTALVSLLIFLDKNRHILVSSTEDELYEFARKVANHELPSRDKTVDSEVEYISKWIKERIRGIVLGDTNLEFGQLKDILKEFDCEFEKPRDNFIKPKSSGGGPLKPSSAETGRRLTPKMVRWGQLDR
- the dxs gene encoding 1-deoxy-D-xylulose-5-phosphate synthase; protein product: MKAVKGDEIANKYLGETSLLPLIRKPSDVAGLSREELQTLAAEIRRVIIEQVSAGGGHLAPSLGVVELTLALCRAYDLEQDRLVWDVGHQAYAHKLLTGRLDRFHTLRRFGGLSGFPRMSESPYDHFGVGHSSTSISAALGMALARDLAGGKNEVIAVIGDGSLTGGLAFEALNQAGDMERKIVVVLNDNEMSISRNVGALSRFLSRKLSAPFVTRFKREVEAFLKQIPKIGQDLALFARRSEDAFKSFMTPGMLFEALRFTYVGPIDGHNVELLTDVLNQTKRMDRPVLVHVLTRKGKGYEPAETNPAYFHGVGGFEPETGMAIKHGAQFSTYTEVFGSTLCALAAKDKKIVAITAAMPEGTGTECFRERFPERFVDVGICEQHAVTFAAGLATQGFKPAVAIYSTFLQRAYDQVAHDVCLQNLNVKFFLDRAGLVGEDGATHHGAFDIAFLRHLPNMTIMAPKDEDELARMMATAFAIEGPVAVRYPRGMGQGVPVDPALAPLPVGQAEMLREGLDAAVIALGSRVGPCLEAAEELEAAGIGSATVCNARFVKPLDAERILSLARRHRKLLIVEEGVLAGGFGSAVLELLADNDLLGGRIVRRLGLPDQFVEHGSQKQLRELTGIDKKGVKQALSELIKEE